A window of Cervus elaphus chromosome 23, mCerEla1.1, whole genome shotgun sequence genomic DNA:
catgGATTTGGACGTAGTGTTCTTACCAATACCCATCATTAAGAGAAAAAGAGCAGCTTGGGGACTGAAGTGGTTGGAAGTTAAGGCTTGTCAACAGAAGGAGCCCAGGATCAGAGTCAGCTCTTCCAGTGCCGATTCTCAGGCAGAGATGAGCCCCACAAGTGCCATTTCTAAGCacctagaaaaagagaaagcagccAAGTCATGTCAAGCATACAAACAACACAGGACACAGACACTGTTTCCTGCACAGGAAAGTCAGAGTACAATTATATCCAAACATTACAAAAACTCATCACTTAATCACTTTTCAAATCCTCATCCACCTTCATTTACAGTCATTAAGATTCTGAACCACCCTCTGGAGAGGGGGACCACCGAAACTGACTATCAAAAACATCAGAATactagggaggaaaaaaatagaagaagcaTTTCTTTGACATGCATTACAGTATCTATCTTTTAGTCCAGCACTATCCAACAGAACCTTTCTACAATGATGGAAATATCCTACATCTGTCTTGTCCAATACATTCGTCACTAGTCACAGGATACTAAGCACTTAAAATGTGACAAGTGCAAgtcttccctggggactcagtggtaaagaacccaactgttaatgcaggagacacgggtgtgatccctggtccgggaagattccatgtgccacgaggcaactaagcctgtgtgccacagctactgagcctgtgctctagatcctgggagccacaactgctgcagccagtgcaccctagagcctgtgctccacaacaagacaaGCCAGCACAACGAGAAGCCCCCACAcagcaactagagtagcccccacttgcagtaactagagaaaagcccacagcaacaaagatgcaaccataaataaataaataaaattatttttaaaatgtaactagTGCAGATACAGAAACTGAACCTCCATTTGTATCAAATTTAAGTTTGGCTAGTGGTGAtcactgcctggaaaatcccatggacgaaggagcctggtgggctgcagtccatggggttgctaagagtcggacacgactgagcgacttcaccttcacttttcactttcatgcactggaaaaggaaatggcaacccactccagtgttcttgcctggagaatcccagggacgggggagcctggtgggctgccgtctttggggtcgcacagagtcggacacgactgaagcgacttagcagcagcagcagtggtgatTATACTAGACAGCTCAGCCACAGCCAACTTACTAGGATTGTatgggtcttagctccccaaccagggactgaacctgcaccttcagcagtgaaagtgtggagtcttagccaaaggaccaccatggaattcccTAAGATAGAGAGAAAAATACCACATGCAAGTAGAAGGGAGAAGGGACAGGAAACATTCACTGGCACTCAGGTTAGAACAATGTCAGATCTTAGCATCAATTAATTTCCCACAGAGAATGAATAAGCCAGACAAGCTGTCCTGCAAATGAGAAGGCAGGCCTACAAGGAGTTTGGAAAGACAAGTAGAAAACCTTCTGTTTAAGGAATTTTCTTAAGACGCCTCAATCAACAAATACTTTAGATAagctggagaaaaacagaaatataaacaataagaaaacacaaaaccAGAGAATTCAACAGTTAaagggcaaaaaagaaaaataatagaaatagctGCCAGAATGTCAAGTTGCCTCAATGGTATAGAGCTAGgtacacaaacacaaaaatttttGAGGTGGCTCTTTCAGTTTAAATGTTCATCCACATTCTGCATTCATGTTCACATCACATCCATGACGCTTTAAAGCAGTGGCTCTCAGtgaggagtgattttttttttcttccaggggATATCTGGCAATGTCTGAAGACACTTTTGGTCATCACAACTGGGACATAGCTACTAGTATCTAGTAAGTGGAGGCCAGGTGTACTGTTAAACATTCTGTAGAATGTATAGAATAGataattttttgttatatttgatGCAAATATCTTAGTCTAGCTTTTTGCTTGCTTGCGAATCCTGTGAATGAtcttttagaattgtttttatttttatgtaaccaAATCCATCAGTCTTCTACATAGTGATTTGGCCACTGCCATCCATCAGCTTTCCAAGATCTGAACAAAAAAAGAGTGTGACAACAAGCATacctaaatatattaataaaatcttCCTGAAGAGACTCTGACAGATTTTTACCATGGCCAAGACCTTATGTTTTCCAGAGACAGGACAAGCAAAGAGGATGGTGAAAACTGTTGGGTCTTTATAAGAATACTTGCCATAGAGTCACATCCAGAGGGACCATAACCTCTTTGCTTTACATCTAGCCCCACTGCCATTTGCATGCCAGCAGAGCTTTCAAATCTACACTTAACCAAGTTAACTTTAGGGGAAACGAAAGAACTTTAATGTAGAATACATTTATTCTACTTGctagggaagactgaaggcaggaggagaaggggacgacagaggatgagatggttggatggcatcaccgacttgatggacatgagtttgagcaagctccacgagttggtgatgcacagggaagcctggcgtgctacaatccatggggtcacagagtcaaacatgactgaacaactgaactgaactgaacccatgttAACTTTAGCTAAAATGACAGGACTTTAATGTAGAACACATTTATTTTACTAGGTTAATTTTATCTTCATGTTTGTTTCAGACGTATACGTCCACTGCAGGAGCCAACCCTCCCCACTGGCCCTCATCACCAGAAACAGAGAGGGATAAAATTCCATCTGGACAAGACTACTTTTCTCCATTTGGACAAGACTCCATTTCTCTACCCAATGATTAACTGACCCTCACAAGCTTCCTCAAGTGTgcagtcaagtgggtcttaggaagcattactataaacaaagctagaggaggttatggaattccagatgagctatttaaaatcatttaaagatgatgctgtactcaatataccagcaaatttggaaaactcagcagtggccacagggctcgaaaaggtcagttttcattccaatcccaaagaagcgCAAGGCCAAAATGTtacaactactgcacaattgcgcttACCTCACATGCTaggcaaggtaatgctcaaaatcttcaagctaggcttcaacagtatgtgaaacaagaacttccaaatgtacaaaagtaaagttagtcactcagtcggtccgactcttcgtgaccccatggactggagcccaccaggctcctctgtccatggaattctccaggcaagaattctggagtgagttgccatttccttctccaggggactttcccaacccagggatcaaacccaggtcacccgcattgcaACAGACtatttaccaactaagccaccagggaagccttaagtgtagatgtacaagctagatttaaaacaggcacaggaaccagaaacaaaattaccaacatccacttgattatagaaaaaacaagggaatcccagaaaaacatctatttctgcttcactgactacactaaagcctttgactgtgtggatcacaagaagctctggaagagatggggataccagacagacttgcctgcctcctcagaaatctgtacacaggtcaagaagcaagttagaactggacacagaacaatgggttggttcaaaattgggaaaggagtatgtctaggctgtatattgtcaccctgcttatttaacatattcagagtatatcatatgaaatgctggtctggatgaagcacaagctggaatcaagattgcagggagaaatattaataacctcagatatccagatgacaccactctaacagcagaaagtgaagtggaactaaagagcctattgatgaaggtcaaagaggagagtgaaaagggtgacttaaaactcaatatacaaaaaattaagatcatggcgtctggccccatcacttcatggcaaatagaaaggggaaaaatggcaacagtgacagactttattattcttgggctccaaaatcactgcggacagtgtctgcagccatgaaattaaaagacacttgctccaaggaagaaaagctatgacaaacctaaacagcagattaaaaagcagagacatcactttgctgagaaaggtccatatagtcaacactatggtttttccaatagtcatgtatggttgtgacaactggaccataaagaacgctgagcgccaaagacttgatgctttcgaactgtgggattggaaaagactcttgagagtcctttggaaagcagggagatcaaactagtcaatgctaaaggaaaataaccttgaatattcattggaagagctgaagctgaagctctaatcctttggccatctgatgctaagagccgactaactggaaaagaccttgatgctgggaaagattgagggcaggaggagaagggggcgacagagaatgagatggttgtatggatcatcaactcagtggacatgagtttgagatagtgagatagtgaaggacacgcttccctgtcctggcgtgctgcactccatggagctgcaaagagtgggacccaactgggcgactgaacaacaacacaagcTATACTGAGGGGACCCATCCACTCCCTTGGGCTGGTCTCTTACAGAAAAGCAGGCTTTGGAAAGTCCTAAAGACATAGAACCAAGTAAGCATAAAAGGTTTTGGGGCCAAAGAAAGTATAGGGCAGGAAGTTTGAGAAAAGTTTTGGGGCAGAGGGCTGCAAAGTCCAAGAAGATGGACAAATgaagggaagaagaagaggaagaaaaggaggagacagtgaccactgaaaataaaaatacattcttgAAAGTCCCAAAATGACAAAGCACTCAACAGCCAAGTACTCAAGATTTATGAAGATAGCTTCAAGGCCAGAAACCACGCACTAACCTGAGATGAGAGTCTTTTATATGTAGAGTTGAACTTTCAAGTGGGGAAATGCCAAGGTCCAAAGACAAATGCAGCAAAAGATTTTAAACAGTGAAGTTTAGGGTCTATGTTAGAATTTGTggtaaaacagaaagtaaaatctgccaaAAAACCTGAAATGGGAAAGTGTCCTCCCACAGTGCCTAATTGATCCTTCTTCCTACTCTGTGCAAAACAAAGAGAACAAGCAAGGCCAGTGCTATCTGCATACTGCATCActcattcaatggacatgaatttaagcaaactctaggagacagtgaaggacagggaagcctggcgtgcatcagtccatggggtcacaaagagttggatgtgactgagcaactgaacaagtgcTATCTTGCCCCTGAGCCCAAGACAAGGGGAAAGATGGGGCTGAGGGATAAAAAGCCCCATTACTGATTCACcaataatgaaaatgataataatgacaGTAGTTATCCAGCTATGTGTCCCAGAGACATCTCTTACCTCTcattatataaacaaaaattactaCTTGATAGGCACACTAACTCTATAAAAGTGGAAACTGAGcttcagagaaattaaaagtaaCTTGCCAAAGGACACAGTTATAAGCAGTGCAGCAGCAGAACTCAAACTTTAAATCAGTATTCCTGTCCTAACAGTGTTTATATAAACAAGACGTAAGCTCCAAGATGGCAGAGCTCCTTCTCCAGAGCTTAAGCCTGCCCTCCTCAGACCAAGAACTCCCAAATAtgtgcacttccactgcataaaCCATCATCTCAACAGCACAAAAGGCTCCTGTTTGTTTCATCTTGATAGCTCTACTGCAGCAGGAATGGCCATGCCACAGAAACTATCATACTGTGTGTCCTAATTAGCCAAAGAATTAGCCAAAGACATCCAGATTCCTTAACGAGGTTTCAGGTCCACTGTGAAGCGTACTATGAATCCTGCTATGCTGTGGTTTCCACCTTTCAGTTAGTTCCTTGATGGCGTCAGATCCTCCTCTAGCCCTCCGGCCCTGGCACATGCTGTTGCTCCAAACACATTCATCTCACCCATTTCCCTCAGGGTAACTCCATCAGTCTGGCCTCTGATCACCATACTTCATCACAGCATCCGGGAACCATAAAGATGGTTACGACACAGCAAGATAATGTCTACCTGCTCAGTCAGACAAGTACAGAACAAGAGGCACTATCCCCAGTGCTGAACTTAGCACCTGTATTAAACATGCCCCAAAATATGTAGAATAAGTGGtgcttaaaaattaataataaaggtAAATCATATAATATAACAgaagacctcagtttgattcctgggtcaggaagatcccctggagaagggaatggctgcacactccaatattcttgcctggagaattccatggacagaggagcctggtgtgtccatggggtcacaaagtgtcagacacagctgagtgactttcactttcatataatgTAATAATCATTCTTgcttaatacttttttttaatcttggaaaaggaaattaaCAGCCAATATCAAATTCATCTGTGATACAAGAGATTGTTGTTGCaatttagttgccaagtcatgccTGACCCTTTTGCAGACTGTAGCcttcccagctcctctgtccatgggatttcccatggcaagaatactggagtgggtttccatttccttctccatgggatcttcccaactgacccagggatcagttacgtctcctccactggcaggcagattcttttacactgtgtcaccaaggaagcccaagaccATGGTATGATCCTACAAAGGAATGCCACTATAGCCATTAAAAAGATAGCACAGAAATACTGACATGCAGAAATGTGTGCCCTAAGTTATATACAACAactggtattttaaaaaaaacacagtatcatattaacagaaataaactagtcacagaaggacaaataccacACAACTCAACTTGTATAAGGTATCTGAAACAGTCAATCATAGAAGCAGAGTAGAATGGCGGTTGCCAGGAACTAGTGTGGAGGGGAAAGTGGGACATTGCTTTTCAGCAGATATAAAGTTTACcatgcaagatgaataagttaTAGAGATCTGTTGTAGTTAACAATAATGTACTGTTCACCTAAAAGTTCATTAAGagggttcagttcatttcagttcagtcgctcagtcgtgtccgactctttgcgaccccatgaatcacagcacgccaggcctccctgtccatcacaaactcctggagtttacccaaactcatgcccatcgagtcagtgatgccatccagccatctcatcctctgtcgtccccttctcctcctgcccccaatccctcccagcattaaaAGGGTAGATCTCAGTAATATATAACAATatcaattttctaaaatgatgcAATGAATGAAAAGGATtaaaggcaatttaaaaaatgataaaagcagTACGTACAGCAATAACTCATTGTGTATGTGTAAGTGTGCCACATGCATAAACACACCAAAATGTTACCTGTAATGTTGATTAGTGGGACAGCAAAGgacttattttcttcctcttattCCTCCATATTTCCAAAAGTTATGTACTTAACAATGAAAGCTATGCTCACTTTCTCCCCCAAGAGCCACATCAGCACCCAGTTCTTCCCTGCTATTAAAAATCAAATCCAGCAACCTAAGCAGTTGAGAGTTCAACGGCAGATTCTGGAAATGCCGCCGAAAGGAAAAAGCGGTTCtggaaaagggggaaaaggaaaagcagCCTCTGGGAGTGAGAGTTCTGAGAAGAAGGCTCAGGGTCCCAAAGGTGGTGGCAATGCAGTAAAGGTTAGACACATTCTGTGTGAAAAACATGGAAAAATCTTGGAAGCCATGGAAAAGTTAAAGTCTGGAATGAAATTCAATGAAGTGGCTGCACAATATAGTGAAGATAAAGCCAGGCAAGGGGGTGACTTGGGTTGGATGACCAGAGGGTCCATGGTGGGACCATTTCAAGAAGCAGCATTCACCTTGCCTATAAGTGTGCTGGATAAGCCTGTGTTTACAGACCCTCCAGTAAAGACAAAATTTGGGTATCATATCATAATGGtggaagggagaaaataaaattgtatgaaagactaaaaaaaaaaaaaaaaaaaaaaaatcaaatccagAGAAGTGATCATTTCTCCTTACCAAGGAGacacaaagcaaagaggaatagAATACAGTTCTCATGTTTAAAGTTGTAAAGTAATTTTTGTTGTCAGAAGAGCATGGAGAAATGCCAAGGATTTGTAAATTACACTTAGCAAGTGAAGGAGGGAACTCACAATAAAAGAGGTATACCACGACTCTATGTTGAAACCacttaagaactttaaaaatacctAGAGTCTATTGAATAGGACTGCCCAGCCTGAGCATCTAGATTTTGTTTAACTCTCCTGCAGCCAGAGTTAAAAATCACTACCTTAGAGCAAGTAAGAAATCActatagacttaaaaaaataataaatcaaccTCAATAAACATAATGCTGACATGAAGGGAAAATAGCAATTTGGGAAATTCTGCTATAagtaaatagaaaagtaaaataatcagATCTCCAACAAATCTTTCAGTTCCCGAAAGACTGAGCCACtagctcagtgtgtgtgtgtgtgtgtgtgtgtgtgtgcatgctctttgtgaccacactctttgtgacctcacggactatagccccccatcagggtgtgtgtgtgtgtgtgtgtgtgtgtgtgtgtgtgtgtgtgtgtgtgtgtgtgtgtgtgtgtgtgtgtgtgtgtgtgtgtgtgcgtgcgcatgctctttgtgaccacactctttgtgacctcacggactatagccccccatcaggggtgtgtgtgtgtgtgtgtgtgtgtgtgtgtgtgtgtgtgtgtgtgcgcgcgcatgctctttgtgaccatactctttgtgacctcacggactatagccccccatcagggtgtgtgtgtgtgtgtgtgtgtgtgtgtgtgtgtgcgcatgctctttgtgaccacactctttgtgacctcacggactatagccccccatcagggtgtgtgtgtgtgtgtgtgtgtgtgtgtgtgtgtgtgtgtgtgtgtgtgtgtgtgcgtgcgcatgctctttgtgaccacactctttgtgacctcacggactatagccccccatcaggggtgtgtgtgtgtgtgtgtgtgtgtgtgtgtgtgtgtgtgtgtgtgtgtgtgt
This region includes:
- the LOC122681197 gene encoding peptidyl-prolyl cis-trans isomerase NIMA-interacting 4-like yields the protein MPPKGKSGSGKGGKGKAASGSESSEKKAQGPKGGGNAVKVRHILCEKHGKILEAMEKLKSGMKFNEVAAQYSEDKARQGGDLGWMTRGSMVGPFQEAAFTLPISVLDKPVFTDPPVKTKFGYHIIMVEGRK